In Kangiella koreensis DSM 16069, a single window of DNA contains:
- a CDS encoding AEC family transporter, translating into MLIIDAIIPIALVVIIGVLLVKSGYVSDAFFPELSKLVFRVFVPVFLFVSVYRSGLQDVGQTLIAYFVPVLVVFVGVGLLMNHRMALTSTFSNNVLVGIPVILSVAGEEGLTITLAVISAHSLILFSAFYLFSTKVNVTPSKFKASMNLFSNPVIIGLLLGLAFNYSGINLPKQLMTPLEMVAEAALPLALIILGSSLAQMGKIKGNLLQKTALITAIKLIVLPIVVYSFGRWVMELDEVVLISLVILAACPTGISVMPFVEAVEQDKQVAHSTIAISTLLSVICIPVAIWLVQG; encoded by the coding sequence ATGTTAATCATCGACGCTATAATCCCTATCGCTCTGGTGGTGATTATTGGTGTCTTATTGGTTAAGTCTGGTTATGTATCAGATGCCTTCTTCCCGGAGCTGTCGAAGCTGGTTTTCCGGGTTTTTGTGCCGGTCTTTCTGTTTGTCAGTGTTTATCGCAGTGGGTTGCAGGATGTTGGTCAAACCCTGATTGCGTATTTTGTTCCCGTCCTCGTCGTTTTTGTAGGGGTAGGCTTGCTGATGAACCACCGCATGGCGCTAACGTCGACATTTTCTAATAATGTATTGGTGGGCATTCCGGTTATTTTATCGGTAGCCGGCGAGGAAGGATTGACCATTACCTTGGCAGTGATCTCAGCACATAGCCTGATTCTGTTCAGTGCCTTTTACCTCTTTTCGACTAAGGTTAACGTTACCCCTTCAAAATTCAAAGCCAGCATGAACCTGTTCAGCAATCCGGTGATTATCGGACTATTGCTTGGTTTAGCGTTCAATTACAGCGGCATCAATTTACCAAAGCAATTAATGACGCCGTTAGAGATGGTCGCCGAGGCAGCACTACCTTTGGCTTTAATTATTCTCGGTAGTTCTCTTGCTCAGATGGGAAAAATCAAAGGTAATTTACTGCAAAAAACAGCTCTGATTACCGCAATTAAACTTATCGTTCTACCAATAGTGGTCTATAGCTTTGGTCGCTGGGTAATGGAGCTGGATGAAGTGGTATTAATATCGCTGGTCATCCTAGCCGCTTGCCCAACTGGGATCAGCGTGATGCCATTTGTTGAGGCAGTAGAGCAAGACAAGCAAGTAGCACACAGCACCATTGCCATTTCGACTCTCCTTTCGGTAATTTGTATACCGGTTGCCATTTGGCTGGTGCAGGGCTAG
- a CDS encoding DUF494 family protein, with protein sequence MKEDVLDVLLYIFENFQDEESNHILANDSLVEALEDVGFTDGEIKGAIDWLDGLVEITSESSNAEDLVTDSMRVFSPQEQLLMSAEAQGMILYFEQRGILDPQAREMVIDRMLALGPQEDVETELDRLRWVVMMVLFNLQDRDAEFAWVENLESRSDPH encoded by the coding sequence ATGAAAGAAGACGTACTCGATGTACTACTCTATATCTTTGAAAACTTCCAAGACGAAGAAAGCAATCATATTCTCGCCAATGACTCACTGGTCGAGGCCCTTGAAGACGTTGGTTTTACCGACGGCGAAATCAAAGGGGCCATAGACTGGCTTGATGGTTTGGTTGAAATCACGTCTGAGTCCAGCAATGCTGAAGATTTAGTGACTGATTCCATGCGCGTCTTTTCGCCGCAGGAACAGTTGTTAATGTCAGCAGAAGCCCAAGGCATGATCTTATACTTTGAGCAACGTGGGATATTAGATCCGCAGGCTCGTGAAATGGTGATAGATCGTATGTTGGCGTTGGGACCTCAAGAAGACGTTGAAACCGAGCTGGATCGCCTGCGTTGGGTGGTGATGATGGTGCTGTTTAATTTGCAGGACCGAGATGCCGAGTTTGCTTGGGTAGAAAATCTGGAAAGTAGATCTGATCCTCATTAA
- the hemF gene encoding oxygen-dependent coproporphyrinogen oxidase, which yields MQNINIEDVQHYLLELQRDICQQLAEEDGEKDFIVDEWQRAQGGGGLTRVMENGGIIEKGGVNYSYVEGTNMPASATAHRPELAGRSFKAMGVSLVIHPKNPYAPTSHMNVRFFIAEKEGEEPIWWFGGGFDLTPYYANKEDCIFWHQVAKQACDPFGQEVYDQYKKWCDDYFYLKHRDEHRGIGGLFFDDLNSEQTGWDFEQCFAFMRSVGDYYIKAYRPILAKGKDKPYTEAERDFQLYRRGRYVEFNLVWDRGTLFGLQTGGRTESILMSLPSEVRWRYNWQPEAGSREAELTEYYLKPKDWLNQ from the coding sequence ATGCAAAATATCAATATCGAAGACGTTCAACACTATTTACTGGAGTTACAACGAGACATTTGCCAGCAGCTAGCTGAAGAAGATGGTGAAAAAGATTTTATAGTTGACGAATGGCAACGAGCTCAAGGTGGTGGCGGCCTGACACGTGTGATGGAAAATGGTGGCATTATTGAAAAAGGTGGCGTTAATTACTCCTATGTAGAAGGCACCAATATGCCCGCCTCGGCTACCGCACATCGACCCGAGTTAGCGGGGCGGAGTTTCAAAGCAATGGGCGTTTCGCTGGTCATCCATCCAAAGAATCCATATGCTCCAACCTCACACATGAATGTGCGCTTTTTCATTGCAGAAAAAGAAGGTGAGGAGCCAATCTGGTGGTTCGGGGGAGGTTTTGATTTAACGCCCTATTATGCCAATAAAGAGGATTGCATTTTCTGGCATCAAGTAGCCAAACAGGCCTGCGATCCCTTTGGCCAAGAAGTCTATGATCAGTATAAAAAGTGGTGCGATGATTACTTTTATCTAAAGCACCGCGACGAACATCGCGGCATTGGTGGTCTGTTTTTCGATGATCTCAATAGTGAACAAACTGGCTGGGATTTCGAGCAGTGCTTTGCCTTTATGCGCTCAGTGGGCGATTATTACATCAAAGCCTACCGCCCGATTTTGGCAAAAGGCAAAGACAAGCCCTACACTGAAGCGGAGCGAGACTTTCAGCTGTATCGCCGTGGTCGTTATGTGGAGTTTAATCTGGTCTGGGACCGCGGTACCTTGTTTGGTTTGCAAACCGGGGGTCGCACAGAATCCATTCTGATGTCATTGCCCAGCGAGGTTCGCTGGCGTTATAACTGGCAGCCAGAAGCTGGCAGTCGAGAAGCTGAGTTAACCGAATATTACTTAAAACCGAAAGATTGGTTAAACCAATAA
- a CDS encoding beta strand repeat-containing protein: MPKRSFSKLYLPVLFGLGLIPAIGLTAAPTVTATLDDQQKTDDDSDGNLDRGDTLTYEAQLDNAAGGDEAQSVLFEAALDANTTLVPGSVKVTPVAVADSFQSYGGITLSVSVANGLLANDFDPKDANLPTNAGMTVVAETVATTEGGSATLFADGSFNYTAPANFTGTDTFSYTANDDDAMTDSGVVSISVDGQIWFVDAAAAAGGDGSQALPFNDVTSLNGADGVGDVDESGDIIYFAAGTYSDGLELEADQKVIGSGVALTINGDDYVNAGVAPDFGGLFELASNNTIEGFNFNPGTGYSISGNAASGGVITNSSASLSGSAGIVNLQNHSGSFNWDANVSGGTSVSAIAIDGGNANYTVSGDIGLTGGRAIDVQNVTGGSITATGAMTINSGSALNLINNSGNPGFEFADITVTNGSGTAINLVDNGAATYQFNGDVNLGTTNGAGMVANSGLISLADAASFNNLFNTNGGPALDLTNVNIGTMSLDSIASSNSTSEGLNLTNITGSLELGNITVNDAAADAVLLSGGTLALSNVTGSVVVDNPGLSAVKIEGATLGNIALGNVSVTNGSASHGVSISDTTNPITLGDYALQQGAQGLLISNTSGGVTLDSVSLGQTDSLTSGGVAISGNNSGSIDLGTGSISSASPFTVSGGTATIDYSGAIEQTASGAALSVANHGSGTITLDGATIGATSGNGLQFNNASGTYEISAVTTLNGGDAALDVTNSSGVFNFTDLSITNPSGSAINVSTASPTVTVLAGTISHNSANSGVIVSDLTGGTVSLSPAMTLSSSSADAISLTNNSGATISLAGQLNITTTTGKGLIASGGGTLALGAATNSITTQTGVPISLNGINVHNDGVNFSSVATTGTVASDAVSLTSVNNNSVSLGNVTIAGTSGTADGLDVSSSSASLLLDSLTADSIAANAINLNGANGAITISTVNIDGVSGGAVVINNNSNPVTINGGTIAATTAVTGKILDVDQGSGNITLAATMSNSQNHVAEVTNRTGGTINVSGQFSDTGLGISANNNTAGTLVFSGTSKVLSTAGSNAIVLNSNNSGFVTRFTNGGLDIDTTTGSALSATSSGVLEVSGAGNSITTTSGTALTLVNSAISANDVSFQSISQSGGTNAITLTNTGTNGSLVVTGVATTVGSGGTITGLSQEAIRLTDTLAPSFNGLSMSNITREAILGVRVNGISVTNSSVTNAGSTDADADDDVFGFVREGLGDNGLTGTALFQNLTIADAHERAIDIVNEGSGSLDLDIINVSVNDNDDTQGEDAIRIQSEGTINTDVLVSGGTFNNLELDAVAYFAQGTGTNNVTVTGITTTNGGGPDNFPNGGGIAVVGSNGSTTTFNINNNNLSEVFGEGIQIVGLAGANQTLTMNGTISGNQMSSMNGDGIDLDFDGDVAGSSTINTTIDVNNNTIDFDDDGVGIDFRDTAGTGNFTIRNNTFSVIAGDDGVTTDSDDGIFIFSDDDVSAGASTLNVAIQNNSFSGIDPLDKNIVVEDIRDAGRSACFNMTGNSLGVIELDLDATGAGGRVTQASVAAMATDNNGSTVTVIDQLPTFNSTQCSSVPLP, from the coding sequence ATGCCAAAGCGTTCATTTTCTAAACTATATCTACCCGTCCTATTTGGATTGGGTCTAATTCCTGCAATTGGTCTTACTGCGGCTCCAACGGTTACTGCAACCTTAGATGATCAACAGAAAACCGATGATGATAGCGATGGTAATCTCGATCGTGGAGATACGCTGACCTACGAGGCGCAGCTTGATAATGCCGCAGGTGGTGATGAAGCGCAGTCCGTATTATTCGAAGCCGCACTAGACGCTAATACAACACTGGTACCGGGGTCGGTTAAAGTAACCCCGGTTGCAGTTGCAGACAGCTTTCAAAGTTATGGCGGGATTACATTAAGTGTTTCAGTTGCCAATGGCCTATTAGCCAATGACTTTGACCCTAAGGATGCCAATTTACCCACCAATGCGGGCATGACGGTTGTTGCTGAAACCGTTGCTACAACAGAAGGTGGTTCAGCCACATTGTTTGCCGATGGTAGTTTTAATTATACGGCACCAGCAAATTTCACCGGAACCGATACCTTCAGCTATACAGCCAATGATGATGATGCAATGACTGATAGTGGAGTTGTGTCAATTTCGGTGGACGGACAAATTTGGTTTGTAGATGCCGCCGCTGCTGCAGGTGGGGATGGCTCGCAAGCGCTGCCATTTAATGATGTCACTAGCTTAAATGGTGCTGACGGTGTCGGCGATGTGGATGAATCAGGCGATATTATTTATTTTGCTGCTGGCACCTATAGCGACGGTCTAGAGTTAGAAGCTGATCAAAAAGTAATTGGTTCCGGTGTAGCCTTAACCATTAACGGTGATGATTATGTTAACGCAGGAGTGGCCCCTGACTTTGGTGGTTTATTTGAGTTAGCTAGTAATAACACCATCGAAGGTTTCAATTTTAATCCCGGCACTGGCTATTCGATTAGTGGTAACGCTGCAAGTGGTGGCGTAATCACCAATAGTTCTGCCAGCCTGTCAGGCAGTGCCGGTATCGTCAATCTACAAAACCATTCTGGTAGTTTTAACTGGGATGCTAATGTTTCAGGCGGAACCAGTGTTTCTGCGATAGCAATCGACGGCGGTAATGCAAACTACACTGTGAGTGGCGATATCGGCCTTACAGGCGGCAGAGCAATCGATGTACAAAATGTCACCGGTGGCAGCATTACAGCGACCGGGGCAATGACGATAAATTCCGGTTCTGCGTTGAATCTCATCAACAATAGTGGAAATCCTGGTTTTGAATTTGCTGATATCACTGTAACGAATGGGTCAGGCACTGCAATCAATCTGGTTGATAATGGTGCGGCAACCTATCAGTTTAATGGTGACGTCAATCTCGGCACCACTAATGGCGCTGGAATGGTTGCGAATTCAGGTCTAATATCACTTGCTGATGCCGCCAGCTTTAACAATTTATTTAACACCAACGGTGGCCCAGCGCTGGATTTGACCAATGTGAATATTGGCACCATGTCACTAGATTCCATTGCATCAAGCAACTCAACCAGCGAAGGCCTCAATCTAACCAATATCACTGGCTCATTGGAGCTGGGCAATATCACGGTCAATGATGCAGCAGCCGATGCAGTGTTGCTATCCGGAGGTACGCTGGCGCTTTCCAATGTAACCGGCTCAGTGGTAGTCGATAATCCGGGGCTTAGCGCGGTCAAAATAGAGGGTGCAACTTTAGGTAATATTGCATTAGGTAATGTTTCCGTAACCAATGGTTCGGCTAGTCATGGCGTTTCCATCAGTGATACTACCAATCCAATAACACTTGGAGATTATGCTCTTCAACAGGGCGCGCAGGGTTTGCTGATTAGCAATACTTCGGGCGGAGTTACGCTGGATAGTGTCTCATTAGGACAAACTGATTCATTGACTTCAGGCGGCGTTGCAATTTCAGGAAACAACAGCGGTTCAATAGATTTAGGCACCGGTTCTATCAGTTCCGCCTCTCCTTTCACCGTTAGTGGCGGTACAGCAACCATTGATTACAGTGGAGCAATTGAGCAAACCGCCAGTGGCGCAGCACTGTCCGTTGCCAATCATGGCTCAGGAACAATAACACTTGATGGCGCAACAATAGGTGCTACCAGTGGTAATGGACTACAGTTTAACAATGCTTCAGGGACTTATGAAATTAGTGCGGTTACGACTTTAAATGGCGGTGACGCAGCGCTTGATGTCACCAATAGTAGTGGCGTCTTTAATTTCACGGACTTAAGCATTACCAATCCTTCCGGTTCGGCTATCAATGTTTCTACAGCCAGCCCAACGGTGACCGTTTTAGCCGGAACCATTAGCCACAACAGTGCAAATAGCGGAGTGATTGTTTCAGATCTGACCGGAGGCACTGTCTCTTTATCTCCAGCGATGACGCTCAGTTCAAGCTCTGCTGATGCCATCAGCCTGACCAACAATTCTGGCGCCACTATTTCATTGGCGGGACAATTGAATATCACCACTACAACAGGCAAAGGTTTGATAGCTTCTGGCGGAGGTACCTTAGCTCTTGGTGCAGCTACCAATAGTATTACAACCCAAACCGGTGTGCCGATAAGTTTGAATGGGATTAATGTCCATAATGATGGGGTGAATTTTAGTAGTGTGGCAACCACTGGAACCGTGGCGAGTGATGCAGTGAGCTTAACGAGTGTCAATAATAATTCGGTAAGCCTGGGTAATGTCACTATTGCGGGCACAAGCGGCACAGCGGATGGCTTGGATGTTTCGTCTTCCAGCGCTTCCCTACTTTTGGATTCGCTGACTGCAGATTCCATTGCGGCAAACGCCATTAACCTGAATGGCGCTAATGGAGCGATTACAATCTCGACGGTTAATATTGATGGTGTCAGCGGCGGCGCTGTGGTGATTAACAATAATTCAAATCCAGTAACAATTAATGGCGGCACCATTGCAGCGACAACCGCAGTTACCGGCAAAATACTGGATGTGGATCAAGGCTCTGGCAATATCACCCTGGCTGCGACTATGAGTAATAGTCAAAATCATGTAGCAGAAGTGACCAATCGAACCGGTGGCACTATCAACGTCAGCGGACAGTTTTCAGATACCGGCTTAGGTATCAGCGCTAACAATAACACTGCTGGAACACTGGTCTTCTCTGGTACTTCCAAAGTGTTATCAACAGCTGGCAGTAATGCGATAGTTCTGAACAGTAATAATAGTGGCTTCGTAACACGCTTCACCAATGGCGGGTTAGATATAGACACCACAACCGGAAGCGCCCTCTCCGCCACATCCTCGGGAGTGCTAGAAGTGTCTGGCGCCGGAAACAGTATTACGACAACTTCTGGAACAGCGCTGACTTTGGTCAACTCAGCAATCAGTGCTAACGATGTAAGCTTCCAAAGCATTTCGCAGTCAGGAGGGACTAACGCCATTACCCTAACCAACACGGGTACCAATGGTAGCCTGGTTGTTACTGGGGTGGCGACAACCGTAGGTTCGGGCGGAACTATCACCGGTTTAAGTCAGGAGGCTATCCGTTTAACCGATACTTTGGCTCCCTCTTTTAATGGCTTAAGCATGTCAAACATCACCAGAGAGGCCATTCTAGGAGTGCGGGTGAATGGAATATCGGTAACTAATTCAAGCGTGACCAATGCCGGAAGCACCGATGCTGATGCGGATGATGATGTATTTGGCTTCGTGCGTGAAGGGCTTGGCGACAATGGCTTGACCGGTACGGCCTTGTTCCAGAACCTGACCATTGCAGATGCGCATGAAAGAGCGATAGATATTGTTAACGAAGGCTCAGGCAGTCTCGATCTCGATATTATCAATGTTAGCGTTAATGATAATGATGATACTCAAGGTGAAGACGCCATACGCATACAAAGCGAAGGCACAATTAATACTGACGTTCTGGTTTCTGGCGGCACCTTTAATAACCTTGAGCTGGATGCAGTTGCCTATTTCGCTCAAGGCACAGGTACTAACAACGTCACCGTCACCGGTATTACGACTACTAACGGTGGTGGTCCGGATAACTTCCCTAATGGTGGAGGTATTGCGGTTGTTGGTTCTAATGGTTCGACAACAACATTTAATATCAATAACAACAATTTATCCGAGGTGTTTGGTGAAGGAATACAAATTGTTGGATTGGCAGGAGCTAATCAGACCTTGACCATGAATGGAACTATTTCTGGTAATCAAATGAGCTCGATGAATGGAGATGGAATAGACCTGGACTTTGATGGCGATGTGGCAGGGAGTAGCACAATTAATACCACCATTGACGTCAATAATAACACCATTGATTTTGATGATGACGGAGTTGGTATTGATTTCAGAGATACTGCAGGAACCGGTAATTTCACCATTAGAAACAATACGTTCAGTGTCATTGCAGGCGATGATGGCGTAACTACCGATAGTGACGATGGTATTTTCATTTTCAGTGATGATGATGTGAGTGCGGGGGCATCGACACTAAATGTTGCGATTCAAAACAATAGCTTCAGCGGTATAGATCCTCTAGATAAAAATATTGTTGTTGAAGATATTCGGGATGCAGGTCGAAGTGCTTGTTTTAATATGACCGGCAACAGCCTCGGTGTCATTGAACTGGATCTTGACGCAACTGGTGCTGGGGGGCGAGTAACACAGGCTTCAGTAGCAGCTATGGCAACCGATAATAATGGCTCAACCGTCACTGTTATCGATCAATTGCCAACCTTTAATTCAACCCAATGTAGCAGCGTACCGTTGCCGTAG
- the hemB gene encoding porphobilinogen synthase yields the protein MNSGFFPSRRLRRSRANAFSRDLVRENSISAKDLIYPVFVLEGENTKEAVASMPGVERKTLDLLLEECQEIIELGIPAIALFPVIDASKKSLDAEEAFNPDGLVQTTVKAIKAKYPQLGVITDVALDPYTSHGQDGIIDDNGYILNDITKEVLVKQALSHAVAGADVVAPSDMMDGRIGAIREALEASEYVNTMILSYAAKYASSFYGPFRDAVGSAGALGKADKKTYQMDPANSDEALHEVALDIEEGADMVMVKPGMPYLDIVRRVKDEFKVPTFAYQVSGEYAMIKAAAANGWLDEEQIVMEAMMSFKRAGCDGVLTYFAKDICRYLAQ from the coding sequence ATGAATAGCGGATTTTTTCCCAGTCGTCGTTTGCGTCGCTCTAGAGCCAATGCTTTCAGTCGTGACTTGGTGCGTGAAAACAGCATCTCGGCCAAAGACTTAATCTATCCAGTGTTTGTGCTTGAAGGTGAGAATACAAAAGAAGCGGTTGCTTCCATGCCAGGCGTTGAGCGTAAAACTCTGGATTTATTATTAGAAGAATGTCAGGAAATTATCGAGCTTGGAATCCCTGCAATTGCCCTATTCCCGGTGATTGACGCTTCGAAAAAATCACTGGATGCAGAAGAAGCATTTAATCCAGACGGTCTGGTACAAACTACAGTGAAAGCGATTAAAGCGAAGTATCCGCAATTGGGAGTGATTACCGATGTAGCGCTCGATCCTTATACCTCACACGGGCAGGATGGGATCATAGATGACAATGGTTATATCCTGAATGACATTACCAAAGAAGTGTTGGTCAAGCAGGCTTTGAGTCATGCGGTGGCTGGCGCGGATGTGGTTGCCCCTTCAGATATGATGGATGGGCGTATTGGTGCTATTCGTGAAGCGCTGGAAGCTTCCGAGTATGTGAATACCATGATTTTATCGTACGCAGCTAAATATGCGTCCAGTTTCTATGGGCCCTTCCGCGATGCGGTTGGCTCTGCCGGTGCTTTGGGCAAAGCAGACAAGAAAACTTATCAGATGGATCCGGCCAATTCTGATGAGGCCCTGCATGAAGTCGCACTGGATATTGAAGAAGGTGCAGATATGGTTATGGTTAAGCCGGGCATGCCGTATCTGGATATCGTCCGTCGTGTTAAAGACGAGTTTAAAGTACCGACTTTTGCCTATCAGGTCAGTGGTGAATACGCCATGATCAAAGCTGCCGCTGCTAATGGCTGGCTGGATGAGGAACAAATCGTGATGGAAGCCATGATGAGTTTTAAGCGTGCGGGGTGTGATGGGGTGTTAACTTATTTCGCTAAAGACATCTGTCGTTATCTGGCTCAATAA
- a CDS encoding DUF4197 domain-containing protein yields the protein MFKHFKLSILIIAVIAISSCKTTDVQRVLDTLGGANQPLSEQTVVAGLKEALEVGTEKAVFKTNKTGGFSNNPLIKIIVPDQFSDVASKVRQIGLGSYVDKFELQMNRAAEQASGEAKQVFFSAISGMTVQDAWGILRGGENAATQYFRNKTERQLEQRFAPIINTSMQKVGFYSDYRRLLNTYDNIPFTDKPNLDIEDYVMTETMDGLFTLVAEEEAKIRRDPLARTTELLQKVFAQQ from the coding sequence ATGTTTAAACATTTCAAACTCTCCATTCTGATCATAGCGGTAATAGCCATAAGCTCTTGCAAAACCACCGATGTGCAACGGGTTTTGGATACTTTGGGCGGTGCAAATCAGCCTTTATCAGAACAAACTGTTGTGGCTGGGCTTAAAGAGGCCTTAGAGGTTGGCACTGAAAAGGCCGTTTTTAAAACCAATAAAACCGGTGGTTTTAGTAATAATCCTCTAATCAAGATTATCGTTCCGGATCAATTTAGTGATGTGGCTTCAAAAGTCAGACAGATTGGCTTGGGTTCTTATGTAGATAAATTTGAGTTACAGATGAACCGTGCAGCGGAACAAGCATCCGGGGAAGCAAAACAGGTTTTTTTCAGCGCCATATCAGGCATGACGGTACAGGATGCCTGGGGTATTTTGCGTGGTGGTGAAAACGCTGCTACCCAGTATTTCAGAAATAAGACCGAGCGCCAATTGGAACAAAGATTTGCCCCAATCATTAATACCAGTATGCAGAAAGTCGGGTTTTACAGCGATTATCGTCGGCTTTTAAACACCTATGACAATATCCCATTCACCGATAAGCCCAATTTGGACATAGAAGATTATGTGATGACCGAGACTATGGATGGTTTGTTTACCTTGGTGGCGGAAGAAGAGGCTAAAATCAGACGCGATCCATTGGCTAGAACTACAGAGTTATTGCAAAAAGTGTTCGCTCAGCAGTAA
- the purE gene encoding 5-(carboxyamino)imidazole ribonucleotide mutase, whose translation MSDAFVAILMGSDSDLPTMQKTYDTLKKLGVKVEMKVTSAHRTPAQTHEYVKSAEQRGCKVFICAAGLAAHLAGAVAGLTVKPVIGVPIDAGPLQGHDALLSTVMMPGGVPVATVAIGSAGAKNAAYLAAQIMALIDDKVAQAVADDRVANMEAVVAKDAALQEKLKG comes from the coding sequence ATGTCTGATGCTTTTGTAGCGATTTTAATGGGTTCGGATTCTGACCTGCCGACCATGCAAAAAACGTATGACACCTTAAAAAAACTAGGTGTTAAAGTTGAAATGAAGGTCACTTCAGCCCACCGCACACCAGCGCAGACGCACGAGTATGTCAAAAGTGCCGAACAGCGTGGCTGTAAAGTCTTCATTTGTGCAGCTGGCCTTGCGGCTCACCTTGCTGGTGCTGTTGCCGGTTTAACCGTTAAACCAGTGATTGGTGTGCCTATCGACGCCGGCCCACTTCAAGGCCATGATGCTTTATTATCAACGGTTATGATGCCAGGCGGTGTTCCAGTTGCCACGGTTGCGATTGGTTCTGCCGGTGCTAAAAATGCGGCCTATCTTGCGGCGCAAATCATGGCATTGATTGACGATAAAGTGGCTCAAGCTGTTGCTGACGATCGTGTTGCCAACATGGAAGCAGTGGTTGCAAAAGATGCAGCTCTACAAGAAAAACTGAAAGGTTAA
- a CDS encoding TlpA disulfide reductase family protein gives MGLIFRTIVPTLTTPHNSMMSLSIGPISLPFDRLLLLICLAIAFIVGAVAAKKDKTSVDGRIAGIFIIALIAARISFVIQYWQEFQGNVWAMMDIRDGGFDGLTAIVIGFIALIGFVWKQAKGRQAMLKGVMAGVTVWGLTTVSLWAIKDTSQQLPHIMVKQLGGSTVNLSEVEHGKPRVINLWATWCPPCRREMPVLEEAQQTMDDIGFVFVNQGEHSAIIEQYLQQETLLLDNVLADTAGSLGYQVGSRALPTTLFVNGQGQLVDAHLGELSKASLKAKLKKLIDKEQENTN, from the coding sequence TTGGGACTCATTTTTCGTACAATAGTGCCAACCCTGACAACTCCACATAACTCCATGATGTCACTGTCGATAGGCCCTATCAGCTTACCTTTTGATCGCCTCTTACTATTAATCTGTCTGGCAATTGCTTTTATTGTCGGTGCTGTCGCGGCTAAAAAAGACAAAACATCAGTCGATGGGCGTATAGCAGGAATATTTATCATAGCTTTGATAGCGGCCCGTATTAGCTTTGTGATCCAGTATTGGCAAGAATTCCAAGGAAACGTTTGGGCAATGATGGATATTCGCGATGGTGGTTTTGATGGGCTGACAGCTATTGTTATTGGATTTATTGCGTTGATTGGATTTGTCTGGAAACAAGCCAAAGGACGTCAAGCAATGTTGAAGGGTGTTATGGCTGGAGTGACGGTTTGGGGCTTGACCACTGTGAGTTTATGGGCAATCAAAGATACCTCACAGCAGCTGCCGCACATTATGGTTAAACAGTTGGGTGGTTCTACCGTTAACCTGAGTGAGGTTGAGCATGGAAAGCCACGAGTTATCAATCTTTGGGCAACCTGGTGCCCACCCTGTCGTCGTGAAATGCCGGTCTTAGAAGAAGCGCAGCAAACAATGGACGATATCGGCTTTGTGTTTGTCAATCAGGGGGAGCACTCAGCGATCATTGAGCAATATTTACAGCAGGAAACCTTACTGCTGGATAATGTATTGGCGGATACGGCAGGAAGCCTGGGTTATCAGGTTGGCAGCAGAGCATTGCCAACCACCCTGTTTGTTAATGGTCAGGGCCAGTTAGTGGATGCGCATTTAGGTGAGTTATCAAAGGCCAGTTTGAAAGCGAAACTGAAGAAATTGATCGATAAAGAGCAGGAAAACACCAATTAA
- a CDS encoding L-threonylcarbamoyladenylate synthase, with product MAYINPFKMHYAAQRIQQGGVIAYPTEAVYGLGCHPKAEQAIQRILKIKRRPWQKGLILVASNVEQIKPYLSDDGKALISCFNEQHKRPVTWLLPVHAEVSPLLRGTHEKIAVRLSTNPFVKALCDAANSALVSTSANRAGQPEMTKAEQVRCQMGSELDMIIVGPTGGHTRPSSIIDAQTREVLRA from the coding sequence TTGGCCTACATCAATCCCTTCAAAATGCATTATGCCGCTCAGCGTATTCAGCAGGGCGGCGTAATCGCTTACCCAACGGAGGCCGTTTATGGGCTCGGTTGTCATCCCAAAGCCGAACAGGCGATTCAAAGAATTCTCAAGATTAAGCGTCGCCCCTGGCAAAAAGGGTTGATTCTGGTCGCTTCTAACGTTGAGCAGATTAAGCCTTACCTGAGTGACGATGGTAAAGCGCTAATCAGCTGTTTCAATGAGCAGCATAAGCGCCCTGTGACCTGGTTACTGCCAGTTCATGCTGAGGTTTCCCCGCTGCTTCGTGGTACTCATGAAAAAATTGCGGTACGGTTAAGCACCAACCCTTTTGTTAAAGCACTCTGTGATGCGGCCAATAGTGCTCTGGTCTCGACCAGCGCAAATCGTGCAGGGCAACCAGAAATGACAAAGGCTGAACAGGTTCGCTGCCAAATGGGCAGTGAGTTGGATATGATTATTGTTGGCCCGACAGGAGGTCATACCCGACCGTCCTCCATCATTGACGCACAAACCCGAGAAGTTCTAAGAGCATAA